The Chryseobacterium sp. 52 genome includes a region encoding these proteins:
- a CDS encoding Na+/H+ antiporter — translation MHTILPFFLAMIAAIVLLNMWATKLKIAYPILLVVFGLLVSFVPGLPVVKVDPDLIFFIFLPPLLFEASWAISFKEMKRWWRIIGSFAFLVVFFTALSVAIAANYFIPGFTIALGFLLGGIVSPPDAVSTGAIMKFVKIPKTTSAILEGESLLNDASSLIIFRFALIAVGTGQFVWQEASLSFIWMVIGGAGIGLILGWIFVQAHKRLPTDASSDIAMTLIEPYIMYWVAEQFHSSGVLAVVCGGLFMSTRRLIFLNSASRIKGHSVWESFVFILNGIVFLLIGLELPEIVGGLRSEGIPLMTAIQYGILVTAVLILARIISAYAAMVATYVFRPSVAPRASTRRRSLLMPLFLGWTGMRGVVSLAAALAIPITLSNGDPFPNRNLILFITFVVILLTLLVQGLTLPYIISKGRAFQDFMNEEEEELTRLKIKHELKQHVYQFLKTKHENELQGHAGVERMLKHWEEKTKANDDGWMNEKNKIIFVEMLEVQRQYLSELNKDVTINEDVIRQQLYQIDLEEERLKMI, via the coding sequence ATGCATACTATTTTACCTTTTTTTCTGGCAATGATAGCGGCTATCGTATTGCTGAATATGTGGGCTACTAAGCTGAAAATCGCTTACCCGATTCTGCTGGTCGTCTTCGGTCTGTTAGTAAGTTTTGTGCCGGGACTTCCCGTTGTAAAGGTGGACCCCGACCTTATTTTCTTTATATTTTTACCACCCCTCTTATTTGAAGCCTCCTGGGCGATTTCTTTTAAAGAAATGAAAAGATGGTGGCGTATTATAGGCAGTTTTGCATTTTTAGTGGTGTTTTTCACCGCATTGTCGGTCGCTATAGCGGCTAACTATTTTATTCCGGGATTTACAATTGCATTAGGGTTTTTGCTGGGAGGGATTGTGTCTCCGCCTGACGCTGTGAGTACCGGAGCTATTATGAAATTTGTGAAAATTCCTAAAACAACTTCTGCCATTCTGGAAGGAGAGAGCCTATTAAATGATGCCTCTTCACTTATCATTTTCCGTTTTGCACTCATAGCCGTTGGTACCGGACAGTTTGTATGGCAGGAGGCTTCCCTTAGTTTTATATGGATGGTTATTGGAGGTGCCGGAATCGGGCTGATTTTAGGCTGGATCTTCGTACAGGCTCATAAAAGACTCCCTACAGACGCCTCTTCTGATATTGCAATGACCCTTATAGAACCTTATATCATGTACTGGGTGGCAGAGCAGTTTCACAGTTCAGGTGTACTTGCTGTAGTATGCGGAGGTTTATTTATGTCGACCAGACGGTTAATATTTCTAAACAGTGCCAGCAGAATAAAAGGACATAGTGTGTGGGAAAGCTTTGTATTCATACTGAACGGGATCGTTTTCTTACTCATTGGTCTCGAGCTTCCTGAAATTGTGGGAGGTCTGCGTTCTGAAGGCATTCCTTTAATGACAGCCATACAATATGGGATACTGGTGACTGCTGTTCTTATTCTGGCGAGAATCATCAGCGCTTATGCTGCCATGGTGGCTACCTACGTTTTTCGGCCAAGTGTTGCTCCGAGGGCATCCACAAGACGGAGAAGTTTGCTCATGCCCCTTTTTCTTGGATGGACAGGGATGAGAGGCGTAGTATCGCTGGCGGCGGCACTTGCTATTCCTATTACCCTTAGCAATGGTGATCCTTTCCCCAACAGAAACCTTATCCTGTTTATCACATTTGTGGTCATCCTGCTTACTTTATTGGTGCAGGGACTTACATTGCCTTATATTATCAGTAAAGGAAGGGCATTTCAGGATTTTATGAATGAAGAGGAAGAAGAACTGACAAGATTGAAAATAAAGCATGAACTTAAACAGCACGTCTATCAATTTCTTAAAACAAAACATGAAAATGAACTGCAGGGACATGCGGGAGTGGAAAGGATGTTGAAACACTGGGAAGAAAAAACAAAAGCCAATGATGACGGCTGGATGAATGAAAAAAATAAAATCATCTTTGTTGAAATGCTGGAAGTCCAGAGACAGTATCTTTCAGAGTTGAATAAAGATGTTACCATCAATGAAGACGTGATTCGCCAGCAATTATACCAGATTGACCTTGAAGAAGAGCGTCTGAAGATGATCTAA